In Betaproteobacteria bacterium, the genomic stretch GGCGATGGCGATCAGCGCCGACGGAATGAGCAGCTTCAGCTGGAAGAGAATGCCCGGAACACGGTGGCTGGCGATGATCATCGTGCTGATGGCGCCGGGGCCGGCGAACAGGGGAATGGCCAGCGGGACCACCGCGACCGCCTGCCGTGCCGCGGCCTCCTCCGACTCCTGGGGCGTCTGCCGCAGACCGTTCTCGCGCGCCTGCATCATCGACACCGACAATAGCATGAGCAGAATGCCACCCCCGACCTGGAATGACGCAATGCTGATGCCGAAGAACTCCAGCATGAGCGTGCCGACGAGCGAGGCCAATGCGAGTACGAGGAACACTGTGATGGCTACGGTCTGGGCTGTCCGGCGCCGCTGCCCGATGTCCCAGTCACTGGTGGTCATGAGGAACATGGGGATTCCGCCCACCGGATTGACGATGGCGAACAGTGCGATGGTGATCTTGAACAGTTCGTTCCAGTCGTTCATGAGTACCGGCGAAGCATGGAGGCGCTTCGAAATGACCGCGCGGCGGTGCATGGAGTGACCCGCCGCCAGGAGCCGGGGATATGAGCGGAAGGCAGAATAATTGCCGCTGGCCGGAGCGTCAAAGCCCGTTCAGGGCCGTGGAACCGGAACGTCCCGCCACTGGCCGGGAAGAAGATCCCGCAAGCACCAGGGACCGATGCTCGCCCGGATGAGCCGCAGGGTCGGCAATCCCACCGCCGCCGTCATCCGGCGCACTTGGCGATTCCGGCCTTCCGTAATCTCCAGCTGCAACCAGTGGGTCG encodes the following:
- a CDS encoding NAAT family transporter, whose translation is MNDWNELFKITIALFAIVNPVGGIPMFLMTTSDWDIGQRRRTAQTVAITVFLVLALASLVGTLMLEFFGISIASFQVGGGILLMLLSVSMMQARENGLRQTPQESEEAAARQAVAVVPLAIPLFAGPGAISTMIIASHRVPGILFQLKLLIPSALIAIAVWAVLRLAARLAHRLGTTGMNIITRLMGLTLAALAVEFIAKGLQELFPGLGG